AGGGCCACAGGCTGTGCCAGGTAGAGTCAGGAGGGGCTGGGCCACATCGTTGCCCAGGTCCAGGTATACCCAGCTGCAATTCAGCTGGGTCCCATTGGCTTCTAGTGTCTCCCAGTGCAGGCCCCGGGCTGAGCCCAGTAGAGGCTGGGCCATGCCCCCCTGGCACTGGAGCTGCCCGCAAATGGCATCTCTGGGATAGGGAGGAGGCACAGGGTCAGTGGGAATGGGGCCAAGATTTCCACAAATCCAGGGGAGGAGCCATTTTCTCACTTACCTAGGCTCACAGGACATGTAACTACCAGTAGGGCTGCGCCCACAGCTCCCAAAGGCATCCCCCCGAGTATTGGCAGTGAGGAGGCAAAGTGGTGTGGCAGGCTGGGCTTCAGGTCCCCATAGAGCCTGGCACTGTTGGGCATAGGAAGCACAACGCCCTTGCATGCACACAGCCTGTCCACCAGCACATGGTTCACCATCCCCCAGACTGACATCGGGAGGGCACTGGGAACTGTCTCCTGAGCAGAACTCGGGCAGGTCACAGTCACCTCTCGTTGGACGGCACAGCCAGCCAGCTGGACGCAGCTGTGGAGGGTGAGTGAGCATCACTGTGGGTGCTAGGCAAATCCAGCCAGGCCCCGGGGTCAGAATGACCCTTTCCACTCTAGCTCCTGGAAGGTGAGCTCTAGGAGGCTAGTCTAATCTGTGCCCACCTGACAATTTTGACAACAGGGTCCATCAGATGCACACTGTGCCCCTGGCCTTAGCTGGCAGGTGAAGTAATCACAGCAGGGATCAGTGCAGTCCTGTGGGTCAGGGCAGAGGGGATGAGCATCAGAGCAGGCTGGCCTGAGAGCCTACCTCCAACCCCTCCTCCCAGAGCCTGAACCCAAAAGACGCCCACAGCAAGTGAAAGCTAGAATACAACAATGCATGTGCTGTCCCTGCATACAGGGAGatgggagagggatgagaggagCCTTCAGAACTAGAGAGGGGCTCAGAAGGCTTGAAGAGAGCCCTTCAGCCAGAGTGAGGGCACCAGGAGTGGGGCAAGGCTTTGGGTGAGGGGCTCACATCTGGGAAGCCACAGTCGTACTGATTGCTCAGCTCCACAATCTTATTTCCACAGACAGTAGCCATGGAGGGCAGGCGGGGCAGCTGTTCAAAGAGGCAGCTGCCCATCCCATCTAGGAGGGCCTTCTCCAGGGCCTGTCGACTGCAGTTGCTGAAGTTCAGCCCTGGCAGAAAGCTGGGAAGGGTGGTAAGAAAGGTTGGGGCTGAAGACTACTCCCTGCCCCTTGCCCATTCTCTCTCTACATCCTGCAGTTACTCACTCTGTGGAGGCCTCCATGATGCAGCTCTTAGCTGGGGCTGGGCCTGGACAGGGGCAACTGTTCCCAGGTGAGTCATGGTCCAGGCCCAGGCTATGGCCCAACTCATGGGCTATTGAGGAGGCAACTCCCAGGATGCTTGTGGAGTGGTCCTGTGCAGAAGGGATATCCCAGGTCCAGTACCAGCCTAACTGCTCCTGTTCTCTCCTCACCTGACCTCTTAGGCACTCAGTACGTACTGCCTCCCTCCTTAGTTGCTTCTAAAGTAGGAGGAGACTCTAGGCCTGGGTGGCAGGGAGCCTGGCTTCTAGCTCAGCTCTGTTCCCCTTTCCTCCCTGTTTGGCCCTGGGAGATCACCTCTGCTCTTTGTTCTCAGCTGCCCcatccccaccctgccccatAATGGAAGACCTCCTCCGTGAAGACTGTGCACTGATGAGCTGGACATCAGTGAGGGTGCCTTGACAACAGAGGCCACATGATGCATCCCTGTTCTATATACGCACAACTTGGGTTTGGGTAACTTTGTAGGGGGTTTCAGTGAATAAATTGTACCACTGTTGAGATAAACTTAATTGGGAATGGGGAAAAGACCTGGAAATAGCTCACCATGTTCACACCTCCTGAGAAGTCAGGAGAACAGATGGAGTTCTGAATGGCCATGCCCACCATGGGCCCAGAGAATGAAGTACCTCTGTGGAATTGAGGGGTCAAAGGTCAAGGCCAAAAGCCAGGGGACCAGAACTTCAGGGCCTCTGGTAGGGAGCTGGGCTGTGAAATTGGCCAGAGCAGGGCAGAGCTGGCTCCACTGACTGAGCCTGAGGGTCTTACATCACCAGTTGGGCACTGTCGTGGGGCAAACGAGGCAGTAAGTTGGTCTGGCGCCAGTGGAGGAAGCTGTGTAGGGTGACACTCGGGTCTTGGCTTATCTCTATCAGGTCTTGTTGGGTCCAAGCCTCCAGGCCTACTAGCGCCACACGCACATTCAGGGGCCTGAAGAACTGAAACAGAAATGGGGCTTAGGAGAGGGATTCTCATAGTTAGGGGGCTGTAAGGATGCCACCCAGCCCAACACTCACTGTGTCCAGAAGGAGGGCCACTTCCAGTGTGCGGTTCAGCAGGTGCTGGAAGTCTGGATACCTCTGGACCTGTGGGTTAAGAGATGGGACCATGAAAGGTGGCAAGGTAAGAGGGGGTCAGGGCAGGACATGCAGGAGCCAGCAAGCTCACCTCTGAATGATCAGCTACAATCACTAGCTCAATAATCTTGGTCTCTGTCACCACGTCCCGTCTCCACTGTGGACAAGAAGAAGGAACATCAGGAACACTGGCTGCCCACTGCCGACTGCCATGTAGGGCTGACCAGGTGTCCACTCCCACCTGGTGTGGTCAAACAGAGGAGAGTGAAAAGCCTCTTTTACAGATGAACTGCTAAGAGCCTAAGAGGCCAGGTACTTGCCCAAGGTGGCCAAGAAGTAGGTTAGGAAGCTAGGAGTAGAGCCCCGCTTTTCTGGCTCCAAAGTCAGTactttttccaaattaaaaataataataataatagccaacaCCATCAAATACTTACCATATGCCAGGCacagttctaagcactttacatatatattgAGTCACTTAATCTTCATAGCAACCCCATAAGGTAAGTAgttttattatccctattttataaattaggaaaCTCAGTTTTTATTGGTTTATAATTGGTAACTatgtattttctatatacaagtgAGCTCTCTGCATATGGAAACATAGACATGAGGTATCTGAGTCTAGTACCTATGTCTAATCTAAATCCTGGATATGCCATTTATTAGTGgaatggccttgggcaagtcacttaaccactCCTACTAAAATAGAGCTATCAATATCGCCCACCTCCCAGGGTTGTTGGGAAGAGTAAGGGAGATAATGTTCATAAAGTACTGGCACATGGAAATCTCTTCATTAGCAGGACTGTTGCTACTGTGCACAAATAGCTCTGAGCATCCCCAGGCCAGCCCTCCTGCCATTCCCCCTTACCCGGCGAATGTGTCGCTGTCCCAGGGGGCGCTCTGGTGGAGCCTGAGTGGGCACTGACTCATGCCACCTCAGGGCACAAGTGTGACCTGGTAGGAGGAGGTCTTGGATCTGGGAGATAATGGGAGGACCCGGAAGATCCCCAGGCCTCAGCTCCAGGGTATAGCTTTTCTCTGGGGACAGAATCACCAAGCCCCTAGGGAAAGATGCAGGAAGTCAGACTTTTTAAATCATGTCCTGCCACATTCTCCACCTTTTTGGGCTCCCCCCACTCCTTGTACCTGAGCCCAGAGCAGGTGCAGATGGAGGCCCAGGAGTCTACATGGCCCTGCACTCCTCCCTGGTAGCAGCAGTTCTCCTATAGCACAGAAACATAGTGCCAGCTCGCAAGGGTTTCAGCCCAGGAGACCTGCCTTATGCAGCATCCTTTCACACCTTCCAGGAATGACACCCTCCAGTTGCCCCCTCCCTCCTTCATTCAGGCCAGAAACAGGGTGCAAAGGGGCCCAACTCACTAGTGTGTGTCCCTCACTGACGACCCGGGTGCCATCAGGTTGGTACCACACCAGGGTTGGGTGGCCTGGGACTAGCTCTCTGTGGAGTGAAGACAAAGGAGGGGCAGTATCATGTCTGCCAGGGTGGTGCAGTGCCAGCCTGAGGCCTGAAGGTGGTAGAGGGGTAGCTGGGTACCAGGTGACACCCCAACCTTCCTGCTTTCCGCTGAGACAGCAGAGTAGAGTGGTTGGGCCACAGACTCTGCCGGGCTACCTGGGTTCCAACCTGGTTTTCACTacacactagctgtgtgaccttgggcaagttatttatcctctttgtgccttgactgttttacatagaaaatgaagacaataataATACATAACTGCATCTACTTATAGgattgttataaggattaaatgaattcaAGCACATAATACTTAACACATAGTACATGCTATATAAGTTGTTAGCcatgttatcattattattaccacTACCATTACCTATTCTGTAGCAGCTCCAGGATATGACTCTCACCATCCAATTCCAATTTGATCCAAAAAGTCTCAGGCAGGTTGGTCTGTGGGTACCAGAGAGCAGGTCACCTCCCTGGCCCTGTCCGAAATTCCTATTCTCCCTAACCAGAAAATGTCAGGCCCTTAGGAGAGCACCAATGATAAGATCActgatgggggggggcaggggtgtcCCAAGGGAGGGGCCAGGaaagcctggcctggcctggggcaTTGTTCTGGGGGGTTGTGTCGGGAGGTCAAGAAAGGTATCTTGAGCCACCCCTTCTCGGCTTCCTGTCCAGAGAGGAAGGATCATGGAGGACCCAGTGCAGGCCccagcccttcctctgactcagCTTCAGAATTGGGGGTAAGAAGAAGGGTGTTTGGTGAGGTCCTGACTCTCTAAGTGTCCCCACTGAGAAAACCAACAAACAGAACCAGAAAGGCAAGTTTGATTTCCGAATTCCCTAGTGGCCACAGATGGGTTTGGTGTCCCGGAGGCAGAGAGATGTGtgcagaggggagacagagagagatgaagccAGTTGCTTGTGTGCAATGGGAGAGGCAGCCAGATCTGGGGTGGCCATGCCACAGTTGAGGTCCATTCACCTACTTTTCAGCCAAGTTTTGTCTTGAAGCACTTGAATAGGTGGGGTGGCATGGTGGTgggagtgtatttttttttaattaaaaattttttttaacttattgattttagcaaaagaggaaagaggggagagagagagagagagagagagagagagagagagatgaacatacatctgttcctgtatgtgtcctgactggggtcaaatcaacaacctctgtgcttcaaaatGATGCTTTAAACAACTAAGCCATCCAGCTAGGGCAAGGGGTGTACTTCTTTAtttgaggggagagggaggctcaCCTGAAGCATCTCTGCTAGACTAAGTGTGAGGTTGTTCTGAAGGATCTTGGGCTCCAAAGTCCCACTCATGGCCCTCTCTGGAATTGCTTGCTTCTCCTCGGTGCCACCTGCAGCATCCTCAGAATACCCCAAGAGAGTGCTGAGAGACTCAGCACCAGCAGGTGCGCCCTGACCCCCCTGGTTCCCAGCACATCAAGGCCCTTCTCTGTCTGCAAGACTCCTGCATTGCATGCTGGGACTTTAAGGAGAATACTAGGGGATAAGGGGGCTTCTCTCCAATAGTGTGCTTTCATCCCACCATCACATCCACAAATCCCCACAGAAAGAAGTGCAGCTAGCTCAGCCTGTGGTTCCTCCCGGTTGCCCAATCCCAGGTTGTCATAGggaccctttccttctccctgcctccccccaacGCCCTTTCTGAGGACTGAGGGAAGCCCTGTGGCTGGGTGTCCACTcaccctccccttttctcacatTGGAGATGCTGGGAACGCCCATTTCTGGGTGAGCAGTGCAAACACCCCCCTCCCTAAACACCCCTCATGCCCAGTCAGGCACACCCGCTCTGCTCTCAACAGCCTCCACTTCCTCCCTGTGTCCCCTcactcccccacacacaatggcCCTCTCTCCTCCGGACACTCCACCCTCGCCGCCTTCTCGGCCCCTAGCCCAAGACAGCAGCGGGAAGTGAAAGTTCCAAGGAGGAGTTGGTATCCCAGCCTCTTCCCTGGCCAATTCTCCCCTCTTGGCTCCTCCAGAGCCCCTTCAACTCAGCCAGGTTTCTGGTGGCATCAGCACCAGAGTTAGGGGTATCTGGATGCTCAAGCCTAGGAGGAGGTGCGGGAGAAAATTCTCTTTGCCAAACCCTATGAGTGTCCACTCGGCACCTTGGCACCGGGTGAAGCGGTCAGCTAGGCCCCAAAGGAGTGAGACTTCAGTCTTGGGGAGCAGCGACCCTCTCCCACGAGCTTGAGAGGCAGGACGCTGCGCCAGGCCCCTGGTTGCCGGGTACCGGAGCCTGGAAGAGTCCGTGGGGACCGTGCCGAGGAGagccctccttttctctccaccCCATCGCCCATTCGTCAGGCCCTCGGCAGACCAGGGTTGGCCGCGTTCTAGTTGGGATCTCTCAGGGTCTCCTTCCGACCCCGGAACACCAGTGCCTCCCGACTTCCCTGAGCCTCTTTCCAGTCCTCCCCTGGCCTGACACTCACCTGTATCTGGAAGCTGCCGGAAAGGCAGAGGGCTGCCGGCGCCCAGGAACCCCAGGACCCACAGCAGTGTCAGCCGCATGACAGCGGCTCCCCAGGCCTGCGGAGGGGAGCAGGTGCTGGGCCGCGCGCCGAGCGGCAAGTACGGCTGGGTCTGCCTCGCGCGCCCAGCTGTGCAGTGCAGCCGCCAGGTCCCGCCGGGTCCCCTCTCACGGGGTCTCCAGCCAGGCCCGCCCCTCCTCGGCTCCTCCCCGGGAGAAGCCCCGCCCCCACCGTGCAGCCGCCAGCTCCCGCCGGGTCTCCTCTCACGGGGTCTCCAGCCAGGCCCGCCCCTCCTCGGCTCCGCCCCGGGAGAAGCCCCGCCCCCACCGCGCGCCGGATTCCGATGAAGCCGGCGCCCAGCCCTGGACTTCCGCTCTGCGGGCTCTTCTCCGTACAGTCGCTTTCCTACTACAGTGCGGGGTAGAGGCTGAGGCCCGATCCGATGGGATCCGATGGGCGTCGCGTCTCCACCCAGCCGCAGGTTCGGGCCTCTTCCTAGTAGCTTTGCTGCCCTCCCACTCCTAGTCCGGCCCTGCAACGATCAGGCGGGCCAGTTCTCCCCACTGCCCGCCAGGCAGCTCCCGGATCACCCCCACACCCCTGGCCCTGTAACAGACCCCTGCGAAGCGCGGGCAGCGGGAGTGTACATGGCATTTTATTGAATAGGAAGGAGTGAGGTGGGAGGGCGAGCAGGACGCCCCTTTACTCCGCGTAGACAGTGTCATCATTGCTGTCGCTGTAGGCGGAGGAGGAGAGTTCCTCTTGGGATGTGCAGACCGGGCACCGCTGACGCATGTCGTCCCAGCACGACATGCAGTACACGGCCTCGCAGTCCGGAGTCAGGCACACGTAGGAATCGGGCGTCTCCGGTGCCTGGCATACCACGCAGCGCCGGCGCAGCCAGTAGCGCAGGAGTGGGCAGCGGCGGTACAGGATGTCCACCAAGTGGTGGCGCTGTTGGGCGGCGAGGAAGGTTTAGAACTAATTGAGGAGCGAGGGGGGGAAAGGAGCGCGAGGGGAACTGGACAGCGCTTCCTGTCTGAAGTCTCAAGGCATAACAATGCCCACATGTTGGAGGAAGCTGGATTGGGCAAATAAGACCTCTGAAGAGCAAGGGTGGTATAGATGTGGGGCCTAAAGAGCTTCCTTCCCGTACTCCACGACTTCATAATGGAGAGTGGGAGAATGCAGCCTGCGCTCCCCTAGCTAGCTAGTAACAGCAATAACTATCATTTGCACTTTCCTATAAATCATCTTATTTGGTTCTTAGGGTGGGGCTGAGAAGTGAGTAAGGCAGATAAGACTATCACAATTGTgtttcccactttacagatgagaaacatgaatctCACAAAGGTTCAGTGACTTTCCCAAAGACACACAGTAAACAGTTAAACCTGGCTGGACCCAGTTACCCTGATTCCAAATCACAAGCCTGGTGGTGCATTATGCTCCTCTTCTCCCCAtccagcgccccccccccacacacacacacctccactgGCCATCTTATCAGGTCACTCTTTGCTCAAAAAACTCCAGGAGCCCTACAGCCTGCCAGATAAAGGCATAACTCCTGACCTTAGCTTTCATAGTCTTCTACAATCTGGTCCCTTTCTAGCCTCTGCTCCAACTTACCCTTCCCTGAACATCCTCTgtgccagtctctctctctctctctctctctctctttctttagcgaagagaaagagacagacagacagggacagacaggaagggagagagatgagaaacattaacttctagttgtggcactttagttgttcattgattgttttctcatatgtgccttgaactgggggttccagctgagccagtgaccccttgctcaagccaacgaccttgggttcaagccagtgaccatggggtcatgtctatgattccacactcaagcctaagacccacgttcaagctggcacccttggggttttgaacctgagtcctcagtgtcccaggttctatccactgtgccactgcctggtcaggctgtgtcagTGTCTCTTTAGACTAGCTCTGGCACTTGGCATTCTCTTTGGATTCTGAGTCTTTGCACATTGTGTTCCCCCGGTTTAGAATAAATGCCCTTCACATTTCCATCTGCTCATCAAATCCAGTTTACTTCAGGACTGGGTCATGGAATCACAGTGTGATCTTTTTTTCCAGATATCCACTCAGTTCCTATTGCATGTCATAGGGAATGGGAGATCTGGGCACTGGAGGAAAAAGTTAAGCAAACAGTCTCACTTTTATGAGGTTGGTTAGAGCTGATTAAATAAGAATGGTTaccactcatttaaaaaaactaatgttGGGCCCAGTACTAGGAAACTGTAAGCAAACTCAATTCAAACAATAACCATATATTGGCAGAtactgttatcatcatcatctctttttcagatgagaaaactgatggTTGGAGAGGTGGTCACTTGCCTATGGTCACAAAATGACAACTAACATCTGTATAGAACTTGCTATGTGCCTGATGAGAGcgaaactcatttaatccttacaacaaccaaATGGAGTTTTAACTCCCTTTTACAGAAGGGAAAAACCAAGGCACAGCATTTAAATAAGTGCTCAAGTTTGTACAGTTGTAATAGTAATAAGGGAAGGAGCCAGAATTTAAACCCAGGCCCTCTGCCTCCAGGGCTCTACACTGACCATCACTCTATTACTAACATCTAGTGAACAAGACTTATAGATCTGTCTAACCTCCCCATTCTTCAGAAGGAAAGACAGGTCCAGTGAGGACTCTAGCCGAGGTCAGTCACACAGCTTTATGAGGGAGTATGGACTGGAACCTGGTTCTTCCAACTCCATAACATTTCCATATAACACGTACCCCTTCATGAGGCCTCCCAGACTTCCAGCCCATTTGCCTCACCACCCTCCTGTGAATTGCACTGAGCTTCTGGGTTGCAGCCCTCTCTAGAACCTGTGGCTTTTCTTTGGGTTCCTTGTTTCTAATGTACCCCTTGTGCTTTCCTTCAACCAAACCATAACAAATCTGACTCCCCTTTTCTTCCTGCTTCCTGATGATCTATTGAGTATCTCAGGCTGGGCGGATTTCTGGGGTAGAGAAATTAACACAGCCCTGACCTCCAGGAGCTGGATGACCAGTACCCTTGGTGTGAATCATATCATAACTCACTGAGCTTCAGTAGGCCTGGGACCCTGGTAGAGGCTGGTGGACTGAAGGGAGGTGCCCTTCCCTCACAGTTCTCAGACCCAGCCAGGAGCCAGAGGGGCACAGGCCTGAACTTACTGGAGCTCTCTGCTCTTGTGCCCGCCTCAGGATGGCTGCCCTCCTAAGTTGGGTGAAGGCTGCTCTTTTCCTCAGGAGCTCATTGTAAAAGAACAGGATCCGCTTCTTCTCTCGCTGGGGCCAGGGAGAGGGGAGTAAGTAATAGTgacagtgctgagagggaaagcATCCTGTGGGGAGTTCCATGAAGGGATGGTGTATATGAGCTGGTCTTGTAGGGTTGGAGGGTCAGGGGAGGGCACACCTTGGGGAAGTAGAAGGCTGCAACAACCCTCCGGAGACGGTAGCTGAAAGCCTGGAGCAGGCAGAGACACACTAGTAGACCAGTAGGTAGTCCAGTCCTCAAATAGGCTCTGGCATTCAGGCACACAGGCTGAGGCAGACAGGCTGGGGGCGACAGAGGGCTTGTCAAGGGTCTGGCCAGGACCAGCTGAGGCAGCCCTGGTTGAATTCTATATACCCCAGTGAGGGTGCAAGTTAGGTCTCTTATTCCCTGCTATACTCCtgcatccctttccctctgaagATCTTGCCATTAAAACTGTAgcgactgccctggccggttggctcagcggtagagcgtcggcctagtgtgcggaggacccgggttcgattcccggccagggcacataggggaagtgcccatttgcttctccacccctccgccatgccttcctctctgtctctctcttcccctcccgcagccggggctccattggagcaaagatggccgggcgctggggatggctctgtggcctctgccccaggcgctggagtggctctggtcgcaacatggcgacacccaggatggtcgcaacatggtgatgcccaggatgggcagagcatcgccccctggtgggcagagcgttgccccatggtgggcgtgccgggtggatcccggtcgggcgcatgcgggagtctgtctgactgtctctccctgtttccagcttcagaaaaacaaacaaacaaacaaacaaaaaaacactgtagCGACTAGGCCCAGTGGCTATTCGTTCAATACAGCATAGATGTAGAAAACTTTCATCATAGCAGAGAGTTCTGTTGGACAGTGCTGCTCCAGAGGACCTGGGACCCTGTGGCCCTAAGGCCCCAGTCCTCAGACTCCTCCAACCCAAGCCTGTCATCCTCCAACTCTTCAAGTTGGACCTGATATTTCCTGCTCTGATTTCCTGACCC
The DNA window shown above is from Saccopteryx bilineata isolate mSacBil1 chromosome 2, mSacBil1_pri_phased_curated, whole genome shotgun sequence and carries:
- the ADAM15 gene encoding disintegrin and metalloproteinase domain-containing protein 15 isoform X8; protein product: MRLTLLWVLGFLGAGSPLPFRQLPDTGGTEEKQAIPERAMSGTLEPKILQNNLTLSLAEMLQTNLPETFWIKLELDGESHILELLQNRELVPGHPTLVWYQPDGTRVVSEGHTLENCCYQGGVQGHVDSWASICTCSGLRGLVILSPEKSYTLELRPGDLPGPPIISQIQDLLLPGHTCALRWHESVPTQAPPERPLGQRHIRRWRRDVVTETKIIELVIVADHSEVQRYPDFQHLLNRTLEVALLLDTFFRPLNVRVALVGLEAWTQQDLIEISQDPSVTLHSFLHWRQTNLLPRLPHDSAQLVIGTSFSGPMVGMAIQNSICSPDFSGGVNMDHSTSILGVASSIAHELGHSLGLDHDSPGNSCPCPGPAPAKSCIMEASTDFLPGLNFSNCSRQALEKALLDGMGSCLFEQLPRLPSMATVCGNKIVELSNQYDCGFPDDCTDPCCDYFTCQLRPGAQCASDGPCCQNCQLRPAGWLCRPTRGDCDLPEFCSGDSSQCPPDVSLGDGEPCAGGQAVCMQGRCASYAQQCQALWGPEAQPATPLCLLTANTRGDAFGSCGRSPTGSYMSCEPRDAICGQLQCQGGMAQPLLGSARGLHWETLEANGTQLNCSWVYLDLGNDVAQPLLTLPGTACGPGLVCINHRCQPVGLLGAQECRSKCHGHGVCDSNRHCHCEEGWAPPDCSARISASSSLTTGLPLSLLLLLILVLLGASYWHRARLHQRLCQIKGHSCQYRAAQPGPPECPGPPQRAVLMPATKSQGPAKPPPPRKPLPADPQGRYPSSDLPVPGTGIPPLVVPSRPAPPPPAVSSLYL
- the ADAM15 gene encoding disintegrin and metalloproteinase domain-containing protein 15 isoform X4, which encodes MRLTLLWVLGFLGAGSPLPFRQLPDTGGTEEKQAIPERAMSGTLEPKILQNNLTLSLAEMLQTNLPETFWIKLELDGESHILELLQNRELVPGHPTLVWYQPDGTRVVSEGHTLENCCYQGGVQGHVDSWASICTCSGLRGLVILSPEKSYTLELRPGDLPGPPIISQIQDLLLPGHTCALRWHESVPTQAPPERPLGQRHIRRWRRDVVTETKIIELVIVADHSEVQRYPDFQHLLNRTLEVALLLDTFFRPLNVRVALVGLEAWTQQDLIEISQDPSVTLHSFLHWRQTNLLPRLPHDSAQLVIGTSFSGPMVGMAIQNSICSPDFSGGVNMDHSTSILGVASSIAHELGHSLGLDHDSPGNSCPCPGPAPAKSCIMEASTDFLPGLNFSNCSRQALEKALLDGMGSCLFEQLPRLPSMATVCGNKIVELSNQYDCGFPDDCTDPCCDYFTCQLRPGAQCASDGPCCQNCQLRPAGWLCRPTRGDCDLPEFCSGDSSQCPPDVSLGDGEPCAGGQAVCMQGRCASYAQQCQALWGPEAQPATPLCLLTANTRGDAFGSCGRSPTGSYMSCEPRDAICGQLQCQGGMAQPLLGSARGLHWETLEANGTQLNCSWVYLDLGNDVAQPLLTLPGTACGPGLVCINHRCQPVGLLGAQECRSKCHGHGVCDSNRHCHCEEGWAPPDCSARISASSSLTTGLPLSLLLLLILVLLGASYWHRARLHQRLCQIKGHSCQYRAAQPGPPECPGPPQRAVLMPATKPSALGLPAPPSRPLPPDPVSKRLQSQGPAKPPPPRKPLPADPQGRYPSSDLPVPGTGIPPLVVPSRPAPPPPAVSSLYL
- the ADAM15 gene encoding disintegrin and metalloproteinase domain-containing protein 15 isoform X9 — its product is MRLTLLWVLGFLGAGSPLPFRQLPDTGGTEEKQAIPERAMSGTLEPKILQNNLTLSLAEMLQTNLPETFWIKLELDGESHILELLQNRELVPGHPTLVWYQPDGTRVVSEGHTLENCCYQGGVQGHVDSWASICTCSGLRGLVILSPEKSYTLELRPGDLPGPPIISQIQDLLLPGHTCALRWHESVPTQAPPERPLGQRHIRRWRRDVVTETKIIELVIVADHSEVQRYPDFQHLLNRTLEVALLLDTFFRPLNVRVALVGLEAWTQQDLIEISQDPSVTLHSFLHWRQTNLLPRLPHDSAQLVIGTSFSGPMVGMAIQNSICSPDFSGGVNMDHSTSILGVASSIAHELGHSLGLDHDSPGNSCPCPGPAPAKSCIMEASTDFLPGLNFSNCSRQALEKALLDGMGSCLFEQLPRLPSMATVCGNKIVELSNQYDCGFPDDCTDPCCDYFTCQLRPGAQCASDGPCCQNCQLRPAGWLCRPTRGDCDLPEFCSGDSSQCPPDVSLGDGEPCAGGQAVCMQGRCASYAQQCQALWGPEAQPATPLCLLTANTRGDAFGSCGRSPTGSYMSCEPRDAICGQLQCQGGMAQPLLGSARGLHWETLEANGTQLNCSWVYLDLGNDVAQPLLTLPGTACGPGLVCINHRCQPVGLLGAQECRSKCHGHGVCDSNRHCHCEEGWAPPDCSARISASSSLTTGLPLSLLLLLILVLLGASYWHRARLHQRLCQIKGHSCQYRAAQPGPPECPGPPQRAVLMPATKSEKQKPGVGRGSHLEKSLLSSLSWPSWWL
- the ADAM15 gene encoding disintegrin and metalloproteinase domain-containing protein 15 isoform X7, coding for MSGTLEPKILQNNLTLSLAEMLQTNLPETFWIKLELDGESHILELLQNRELVPGHPTLVWYQPDGTRVVSEGHTLENCCYQGGVQGHVDSWASICTCSGLRGLVILSPEKSYTLELRPGDLPGPPIISQIQDLLLPGHTCALRWHESVPTQAPPERPLGQRHIRRWRRDVVTETKIIELVIVADHSEVQRYPDFQHLLNRTLEVALLLDTFFRPLNVRVALVGLEAWTQQDLIEISQDPSVTLHSFLHWRQTNLLPRLPHDSAQLVIGTSFSGPMVGMAIQNSICSPDFSGGVNMDHSTSILGVASSIAHELGHSLGLDHDSPGNSCPCPGPAPAKSCIMEASTDFLPGLNFSNCSRQALEKALLDGMGSCLFEQLPRLPSMATVCGNKIVELSNQYDCGFPDDCTDPCCDYFTCQLRPGAQCASDGPCCQNCQLRPAGWLCRPTRGDCDLPEFCSGDSSQCPPDVSLGDGEPCAGGQAVCMQGRCASYAQQCQALWGPEAQPATPLCLLTANTRGDAFGSCGRSPTGSYMSCEPRDAICGQLQCQGGMAQPLLGSARGLHWETLEANGTQLNCSWVYLDLGNDVAQPLLTLPGTACGPGLVCINHRCQPVGLLGAQECRSKCHGHGVCDSNRHCHCEEGWAPPDCSARISASSSLTTGLPLSLLLLLILVLLGASYWHRARLHQRLCQIKGHSCQYRAAQPGPPECPGPPQRAVLMPATKQPSALGLPAPPSRPLPPDPVSKRLQAELAGRPNPPTRPLPADPVVRHQKSQGPAKPPPPRKPLPADPQGRYPSSDLPVPGTGIPPLVVPSRPAPPPPAVSSLYL
- the ADAM15 gene encoding disintegrin and metalloproteinase domain-containing protein 15 isoform X3; this translates as MRLTLLWVLGFLGAGSPLPFRQLPDTGGTEEKQAIPERAMSGTLEPKILQNNLTLSLAEMLQTNLPETFWIKLELDGESHILELLQNRELVPGHPTLVWYQPDGTRVVSEGHTLENCCYQGGVQGHVDSWASICTCSGLRGLVILSPEKSYTLELRPGDLPGPPIISQIQDLLLPGHTCALRWHESVPTQAPPERPLGQRHIRRWRRDVVTETKIIELVIVADHSEVQRYPDFQHLLNRTLEVALLLDTFFRPLNVRVALVGLEAWTQQDLIEISQDPSVTLHSFLHWRQTNLLPRLPHDSAQLVIGTSFSGPMVGMAIQNSICSPDFSGGVNMDHSTSILGVASSIAHELGHSLGLDHDSPGNSCPCPGPAPAKSCIMEASTDFLPGLNFSNCSRQALEKALLDGMGSCLFEQLPRLPSMATVCGNKIVELSNQYDCGFPDDCTDPCCDYFTCQLRPGAQCASDGPCCQNCQLRPAGWLCRPTRGDCDLPEFCSGDSSQCPPDVSLGDGEPCAGGQAVCMQGRCASYAQQCQALWGPEAQPATPLCLLTANTRGDAFGSCGRSPTGSYMSCEPRDAICGQLQCQGGMAQPLLGSARGLHWETLEANGTQLNCSWVYLDLGNDVAQPLLTLPGTACGPGLVCINHRCQPVGLLGAQECRSKCHGHGVCDSNRHCHCEEGWAPPDCSARISASSSLTTGLPLSLLLLLILVLLGASYWHRARLHQRLCQIKGHSCQYRAAQPGPPECPGPPQRAVLMPATKQPSALGLPAPPSRPLPPDPVSKRLQSQGPAKPPPPRKPLPADPQGRYPSSDLPVPGTGIPPLVVPSRPAPPPPAVSSLYL